From Bacteroides uniformis:
ACAGGCTATAACCTTGATGCGCTTATTGCATATCAGGAGCTGACAGGCGACAATAAGTATCGCAAATATATTGAGAAGGGCTTTGAATATTATATTCAAAACTTCTTTGAAGCCAACGGAATGCCAAAATACTACGACAACCGCACTTATCCCATCGACATTCACTGCCCGGGGCAGTTGCTCGTAACGCTCGCAAGGTTGCACAAGATCGAAGAATACAAGGAAATTGCAGAAAAGGTCATTGATTGGACTATCCGCAATATGCAAGACCGGAAAGGCTATTTCTACTACCAGTTAAAGCCGGGGATAAGTTCAAAAATATCATATATGCGTTGGAGCAATGCGTTTATATTTAATGCTATGAGCCATTATTTACTTGCCGAATAATATTTTAATCTTATGGATAAAGTTTCATTAAACGGGGTCGAAATATTCCCTTTCGACTCCGAACAGCAACTATTGCATTATGTGGACACGCATAAGGGCATATTGGTAGCGATCAATGCAGAAAAGATATTGCATGCCACGGAACAGACACGTGCCATTATCAATCGAAATATTGGGTATTGTGATGGAGCCGGTGCACAAATGGCTTTAAAGCAGAAAGGTTATAAAGATGCCTGTAAGATTCCCGGATGTGAACTATGGCTAAAGATTATTACTCGCTTTTACAAGGAAAAGACATTCTATCTGGTTGGTGGAAAACCGCAAATCGTAAATGAGACCGTAGAGAAACTGTGTTCTGAATATCAGGATATCCGAATAGTGGGTTATCGTAACGGCTATATCAAGACGGATGAAGAGAAACGACGATTGATAGACGATATTGTGGAGAAGAAACCGGATGTGGTATTCGTGGCTATGGGGTCGCCAAAGCAGGAATTGCTGATGGAGGAGATACAGCAACGGCATCGCGCTATCTTCCAAGGATTGGGTGGCAGTTTCGATGTCTATACAGGTCATGTGCAGCGCGCACCGAAATGGTGGGTGGAGCATAATCTGGAATTTGCTTATCGCTTGATAAAAGAACCCAAAAGAATTAAACGTCAGATCCACTTGGTGAAGTATGCTTGGTGGCTGATGAAGAAAAAATTATAAACAGAGGAAATATGAAGAAAGTGATGTTGGTCTTCGGCACCCGTCCGGAGGCAATCAAGATGGCTCCGCTGGTGAAAGAATTCCAGAAACAGCCAAAACGGGTAGAGACTGTGGTGTGCGTAACCGGACAGCATCGGGAAATGCTGGATCAGGTGTTGAAGATATTCGACATCAAACCGGATTATGATTTGAATATCATGAAGCAGGGACAGGATCTGTATGATGTGACCGCTCGTGTGCTGACCGGTATGCGTGATGTACTGAAAGAGGTAAAGCCCGATGTGGTATTGGTACATGGGGATACTACCACTTCTACAGCTGCAGCTTTGGCTGCTTTTTATCAACAGATACCGGTGGGACATGTGGAAGCTGGTTTGCGTACACATAATATTTATAGCCCATGGCCGGAGGAGATGAATCGGTTGTTGACGGGGCGTCTGGCGACCTATCATTTTTCTCCCACTCCGTTAAGTCGTAATAATCTGATTAAAGAGAGCGTTGATGACCGCAATATCATTATAACTGGTAACACAGTGATTGATGCACTTTATTGGGTAGTGGATAAAATCAAGAACAACAAGGAGCTAGATAATGAATTGGAAGATATATTGAGCAAAGCGGGTTATGATGTAAACCGCTTGAACAATGGCAAGAAGCTGGTATTGATTACAGGGCATCGTCGTGAGAATTTTGGTGACGGATTTATCAATATGTGTACAGCTATTAAAGATTTGACGGTTAAATATCCAGATTTGGATTTTGTTTATCCTATGCACTTGAATCCTAATGTACGCAAGCCGATTCATGAGGTGTTCGGGGAGAATCTGTCCGGCTTAAAAAATATGTTCTTCATTGAACCATTGGAGTATTTGAGTTTTGTGTATCTAATGGAGAAGAGCAGCATCGTATTGACAGATAGCGGTGGCATTCAAGAGGAAGCTCCGGGACTGGGTAAACCGGTATTGGTGATGCGTGATACCACGGAGCGACCAGAAGCATTAGATGCCGGAACGGTGAAACTGGTAGGTACGGACTATAATAAGATTGTAAACGAAGTATCATCTTTGATTGATGATAAAGCAGCTTATGAAAAAATGAGTAAGGCTGTAAATCCGTACGGTGACGGATTAGCCTGCGGACGTATTGTAAATGCATTGTTATATAGGATATAAGCTGAGCTATGAAGCTGATACTGAAAAATATTTTTACAAATCGAAATACTTGTTATTACTTATGGTTTGCATTACCAAGAGCTAATAAACTTAAAGTGAAAGTTTTTTCTGGAGTTGAACTTCATTATCGGGACTTGTTTCATGGTAAGATATACGAATTGTTGCAAAACCTAACATCGGGTATAAAATGAAGAATGATAAACGAAAAAAAGAAATTTTTCGGTGGATATTCCTCGGAGGACTTTTGTTGTTTGTGACTTTTCCTGTTTTTACGCAGTAAATACAAGAATGAGTGGATTGATTTATGTGCCGAGCACGGACATAGATGATGGAGGAAAAACTCGCATAGGTGGTCACTTTTTCAGAAAAGAGTTCCTGCCCGATGTCAGCTTGAATTCGTTAGGAAAGTGGATGTATCATACAGGCAATCATTTTTTGAGCATCATTCCTTTTTCATAGATTGAGCTGGAATTATTTGTACTATACAGAAAAAATTAAAAGACAGCAATATAGATAATATGGATTTTGATCACAAGAATTGATATTTATCTAAAAGAATCAGGCCTATCAAAGAAAACGAATGATGATCATGTATTGCTATTGGAAGTAATGATCACATTACGACGAGTGACAAGGTGAAAAGAGATGATTGGCCGGATAGTAGAAGAACCATATTGGGGAACTATTATGTTGCTGCCACTAAATATACGAAAAAAAAATATATCATAGGTTTCTATGTCACCTACCGAAAATGAAAACGTGATTACAATTAAATGGAATGGAGTGGCAGACTGTATGACTTATCAGTCCTCTTTGCAAAACGGGAAATATTCTTCGGAAGGTATATGCTTTTACATCAACCTACTGTAAAATACTAATCAAGAAAATAATAAGGATGCCTACAGTCGTTGTCCGTTTTGAGACTTGTAAGAAAGCCATAGGGTACGGTACGGTTTATTACCGTATCTACAAAGGACATAACCGACGTATGGAATTTTCTTCCCACCTTCACCTACCAACTTCTTCTTGGGATGAAACCACAAAGACAATCCGGGGAGAGCATCCCAAAGCCTGTCTCTTTCGTGCTCAGATGGAAGCGGATCTTCGGCTTTTGAACCGGATTATAACGGAAGATGTTACCGGTCGACTGACAATGGGCGATATGATAGCCATCTTTAAACATCAAAGGACAATAATCAAATGAACTTTTGACTTGTAAGTCAATAGGATGGTACCGTCTTTGACAGATTGCTATCACCGTCTAGGTTTTCAGGTAACAGAATCCGAAGATGGATTACGGATAGGCTTCAAACCGGGAATGGCACATGCTATCGTGAAGGAGATTTGGAACGAGCAGCCTTTGACCCGTTCGGATGTTGAAAGGTTTTATGAAAAGCTTTCTTCACTGAACAAAGGATATCGAAATCTCTATTTCAGGATCGTGGCGCACGGTGGATTCCTGCCGGAAGCATTGGACTTTGAACTGCACGGGCTGACCGTTTCGGATGAAAGCTATATTGAAAGCCTCTTGTCCGGAAGACATGTGGAGCTTTATCCGCATAACGAAGCGGCTTACAGGGCGATCATGCGGGGATTCAAACAACACCGTATCGGTACGGTCGTGCAGGCTACCGGAACAGGGAAATCCTATTTGCTGGCACGCT
This genomic window contains:
- the wecB gene encoding non-hydrolyzing UDP-N-acetylglucosamine 2-epimerase, which encodes MKKVMLVFGTRPEAIKMAPLVKEFQKQPKRVETVVCVTGQHREMLDQVLKIFDIKPDYDLNIMKQGQDLYDVTARVLTGMRDVLKEVKPDVVLVHGDTTTSTAAALAAFYQQIPVGHVEAGLRTHNIYSPWPEEMNRLLTGRLATYHFSPTPLSRNNLIKESVDDRNIIITGNTVIDALYWVVDKIKNNKELDNELEDILSKAGYDVNRLNNGKKLVLITGHRRENFGDGFINMCTAIKDLTVKYPDLDFVYPMHLNPNVRKPIHEVFGENLSGLKNMFFIEPLEYLSFVYLMEKSSIVLTDSGGIQEEAPGLGKPVLVMRDTTERPEALDAGTVKLVGTDYNKIVNEVSSLIDDKAAYEKMSKAVNPYGDGLACGRIVNALLYRI
- a CDS encoding Arm DNA-binding domain-containing protein is translated as MPTVVVRFETCKKAIGYGTVYYRIYKGHNRRMEFSSHLHLPTSSWDETTKTIRGEHPKACLFRAQMEADLRLLNRIITEDVTGRLTMGDMIAIFKHQRTIIK
- a CDS encoding WecB/TagA/CpsF family glycosyltransferase produces the protein MDKVSLNGVEIFPFDSEQQLLHYVDTHKGILVAINAEKILHATEQTRAIINRNIGYCDGAGAQMALKQKGYKDACKIPGCELWLKIITRFYKEKTFYLVGGKPQIVNETVEKLCSEYQDIRIVGYRNGYIKTDEEKRRLIDDIVEKKPDVVFVAMGSPKQELLMEEIQQRHRAIFQGLGGSFDVYTGHVQRAPKWWVEHNLEFAYRLIKEPKRIKRQIHLVKYAWWLMKKKL